The Acidithiobacillus thiooxidans ATCC 19377 DNA window TTATAATGACCGCTTGATGCCGGACAAGCCTGCCCTGAATTACTGGTTGATGTGGTCGGGAGTCCGTTTACTGGGTATGAATTCCTGGGGATTACGGATTGGCTCAGCCCTGGTCGGGGCGTTATTGGTTCTGTATTTGATTATCGCCCTGCGCCGCCTCTACGGGGAGTCCATCGCCCTGCTCAGTGGGTTACTGACTGCCACCGCACTGCACAGTACCATTATTTTTCGCAGTGCCACCCCCGATCCACTGCTGATATTATTGGTCACCATTGCGTTATTGAGTTATCTGCGTGGATATATTTATCCAGAAATTCGTACCCGCGAATTCCATTGGGCCTATGCCGCCATGGCCCTGGCCACCCTGGATAAAGGACCCGTCGGGTTTCTATTGCCGGGACTCATTATTGTCTTGTTTCTGTTATTGCGTCAGCAGTTACCCCTACTATGGAAAGAGGGGCGACTGACAACCGGCATTCCACTTTTTTTGATAATCATGCTGCCCTGGTATCTGGCGGTAGGTATTGAAACCCACTGGAATTGGGATCGCCTTTTTATTTTTGAGCAGAATATCGGGCGCTTTGATGACAGTATGCAAGGCCACCGGGGTCCCTGGTTTTATTATCTCATCAGTACTTTTCTGGGCATGCTGCCCTGGTCCATATTTTTACCGCAAGTGCTGCATGATCTTTGGCTGAAGCGACGCCACTTTTTGCAAAACCAGGCCATACCACTGTTTCTACTGATATGGGCAGGCACCTGGATCGCCTTTTTTACCCTCTCTGCGACCAAACTTCCCAATTATGTCTGGGAGGCCTATCCACCTTTATTTATCCTTCTTGCCTTCTGGTTTGAAAAAATCCGCGCCCAGTCCCGGTTACCGCAAACCCGGGGGTTGGCTCTATCCTTCGGAACATTGTTTCTGGTAGGGCTCGCGCTGAGCATTTTTGCTGCCTGGGTTTTACCCCTGCGCGAACCGCATCTTCCTGGAATGGTTGAAGTCGGGTTTCCCTACATGCTTGCAGCAGTTTTCGCCATGCTCCTGATTTGGAAAAAGCATTGGTCAGCCGCATGGGCTAGTCTGGGAGTGGGCAGTATTGTCCTCAGTGGTCTTCTGGTATTTGTCATTCTTCCACCGATCAATGCGCTCAAACCCTCCAGAGCAATGGGACAGGAAATTGCTGCCATTCAGGGCAAGCATCCTTATCATCTGGGCTCCTGGGACTGGTTTCAGCCGAGCTTCCTGTTTTATGCCGGGCGCGGAGACATGCCCATTCGTCATCTGTCGTCATTAACAGAACTACGGACTGTTCTGGGTGAAAACCCGCTTTATCTGGTTTGTCCCTCTCGCGATGTTTCTGCCGTAACGGCCGCTATTCCAAAGGGTTATCAAGCACAAAACCTCACAACCGCTTATGAAATATATAGTCACGAAAATATCAGCCTGTTACAAATCAAACACCTCCCGCACGCCAAGGGCACCCGGCCTGATCCCCTGCTGCCTGATCCTGTAAAAACAGAATAAAGCGTATGCCGGAATCATCCCCTTCTGCACACAAGACCGATAAGCACAGGCTCTGGCTGCTCCGCAGCATTTTTCTCAGTGCCCTGGCCATCTATGGCGGAACCTGGTTGGGTTATTATTTGTTCAGCCGTGGTCTGGATCCCGTTTCCGGGACCATTGCCAAGGCTTTGATCAACTGGGATGCCAAATGGTATGTGGACATTGCCACGCACGGGTACAGCTACATACCGCATGCCGATTTTGGTCAAAACATCATCTTTTTCCCCTTATATCCGGCTCTCTGCAAAGGCCTCAGTTTCATCCTGCCTTTCCCTATTCCCGCCATTGGCATAGGGCTGGCCATCTTTTTTGGACTACTCTCGGTGCTGTTATTTCAGCGCCTTGCCAAGGACTGGCTGGAACCCGATAGCGCCGCTTTTGCCACGCTGAGTTACGCACTGTATCCTGCTGCCGCTTTTTTTATCAGCGCCTATCCGACATCCTTGATGAATTGTCTGGCCATCGCCACACTGATTGCGCTTCGTCAACAACGTCCATTTCAGGCCGCTTTCTGGGCGGGAATCGGCACGGCTTCCGGACCTTTGATGGTTTTTTTCGCTTTCGGAATATGGCTGGTTTTACTGGGGCGCGTTTGGGCGGACAGGCAAAACCTTGTGCTCATCTCCCTATTCAAGGGGTTAAGCCTGGGAATAATCGCCTGCAGCGGGCTGGGTGTATTCATGGCCTACCAATGGTATTTATTCCAGACCCCTTTTGCTTTTGTAGTGGCCCATGGTCCCTATATTGGCCATTTATCGCCTCTGGACAAACTGAGAAATATTGTCGAACTATTTCCCTTGTGGGGAGGAGACTATACGCCGCTAGTCCATGCATTACTGCTAGAACCGACAGTGCTGAACCCTGCCCGCAGTGTATACTTTTTCATGAATGCTCTGATCTTGCTGGGTAATTTTTTTGCTCTGGGGATTTTATGGTGGAAACGTCAATGGGCCTTACTCGTCATCAGCATTCCTCTGGTTTTTGCTTACTTATGGTTTCAGGGAGCGGCACAGGGACCGGTTTCCACTTACCGCCTGCTTTATGTCAATCTGCCCTTGTTTCTGGCGGCTGGCTGGATATATCAAAGCTCCGTCCGTAAAACCTGGGTGCTTCCGTTTCTGGGCGCGGAAATGGCTGCCCTTGTCTTGCAGGCAGCCTTTTTCATTTCCGGGCACTGGGCATTCTAAATCCGGTTTTATCCGTTGTTGCAAGGTATCATGGTTGCGTTTTTTCCGGGGATACCGTCACAAATTCAAAAGGTTTGCCGACCGGCTTGAAATCCGCTGTGACATCTCCGGAATAAACCTGGCCTTGGCCCATGGGCAACTGCAAAATGGGAGCGCCCTTTTTGAGATCAGCCTGATGCAGATTAACCCAGAAGGTATCCATGCTGCTGACGGAGTTATAGTAATATTTGAGGCCCGTCTGATCCGCGACCACCCGCCAGCGCGTTGAGGAAATATTGGGTTGTCCGGGTGTTGAAATACCCATGGGCACAGATACATTCTGCAAAACACTCATCACTTCAGCCGCGCCCACGGACTGGTTCGCCGTTTTGGGAATGGCATGAATGTAAAATGCTGCCCGTGCAAAACGATCAGCGGCACGATTGGTTCCCGGCAGGAAAGTGGTTCCGCCAATCTGGTTCCAGTACTTTTCAATAGCCAATTGCTGGGAATATTCGGGATCATTGGTCATGACCTGGTATTCACGGCCTTCATGAATCACCAGCTTACCGTCGATATACTCAAAAATGGCACTGTTCCCATTGGCATCGGAAATAGACAGGTGCAAGGTTGTATAACGATCTGTGCCGGGAATCTTGTCAGATACCACACACAGAGGATGTGCCTTGATGGAGGCCACAGCTTCCTTGACCGAAGAAAAATTATCCAGGAAATACTGGGCCCAGGCGGCAATACTCAAACGGGGTTCCTTGCCGCAATCATCAGGATACTTGCTGCCCGCCAACCAGAGCATATTGGCAACCAGACCCTTCTGGTTCATGCCATCGCTGACTGCGGCATTCAATGAAGTCACCACCACGCTGCCATAACGCGATACCCAATGCACAGAATTGCGTCCTGCACCGCCTTCATGTTCAAGACCCTTTGGAAAAATCCACAAGCGCGAATGCATGGGATCTTTCCAATCCATGGTCCGTCCGGTGATAACCAGACCATCCTTGCCGTGATAAACCACCCGGGTGCAGGCATCTGCAGAACCCGCCGCAAATACCGCCGCGACCACACCCAACAGGACCCATTGTCTCTTTAGCTTCATCATTTCCACCTTTTTATAACTGAATGTGTCATTTAATCTGTTCTCAACAACCTGAAGAACCCAAGATTTTACCGTGATAATAGCAGGTTCAGTTCTTAATGCTCATCTGGAGTCAGGATTTGTTTGAAATATCCGGGAGCGTTATCCTAAGCCCGCGCCTTGCCCCATGAAACTGCAGCTTTCACCAGCAGGCATGGAAATGGCAATTCATCTTGCATAAGGACCAGAACAGCATGATTTCTCCAAAGCACATTCTCTTGTCTACCCTTGTACTTTCCTGTGTGGCAGCTGGTGTTTCGGCTCAGGCTTCAGCGCTTTCCGGTTTATCCGGTGTTTCCGGTTTTCACAACACCGCCAGCATGTATACCTAATTTATCGCCGAACATCTCCAAAAGGCAGAAGTTCCGGGTGCTATCGTCGGCATCTGGCAATCAGGGCGACCTGCCTATCTGCAAGCTTTCGGGACAGCAAATTCAGCCGAAAAAACTGCTATGAGCGTACGCATGAATATGCCTATTGGTCAACTCAGCACTGCCTTCACAGTGAGAGCGGTTCTGGATCTTGCCAAGGCCGATAAAATTCAACTCAGCGCGCCCGTTTCCCGATACGTAAGTGGTGTCCCTGATGGCGAGCACATGACTGTCGCAGACCTTGCCCAAATGCGCAGCGGCCTGGT harbors:
- a CDS encoding ArnT family glycosyltransferase, whose amino-acid sequence is MTAAQQNLQRGFRIKAIALFFLAFLFFAWGTGNTSLWDIDEPIYAQSLKDQIAADNLVVPTYNDRLMPDKPALNYWLMWSGVRLLGMNSWGLRIGSALVGALLVLYLIIALRRLYGESIALLSGLLTATALHSTIIFRSATPDPLLILLVTIALLSYLRGYIYPEIRTREFHWAYAAMALATLDKGPVGFLLPGLIIVLFLLLRQQLPLLWKEGRLTTGIPLFLIIMLPWYLAVGIETHWNWDRLFIFEQNIGRFDDSMQGHRGPWFYYLISTFLGMLPWSIFLPQVLHDLWLKRRHFLQNQAIPLFLLIWAGTWIAFFTLSATKLPNYVWEAYPPLFILLAFWFEKIRAQSRLPQTRGLALSFGTLFLVGLALSIFAAWVLPLREPHLPGMVEVGFPYMLAAVFAMLLIWKKHWSAAWASLGVGSIVLSGLLVFVILPPINALKPSRAMGQEIAAIQGKHPYHLGSWDWFQPSFLFYAGRGDMPIRHLSSLTELRTVLGENPLYLVCPSRDVSAVTAAIPKGYQAQNLTTAYEIYSHENISLLQIKHLPHAKGTRPDPLLPDPVKTE
- a CDS encoding mannosyltransferase family protein gives rise to the protein MPESSPSAHKTDKHRLWLLRSIFLSALAIYGGTWLGYYLFSRGLDPVSGTIAKALINWDAKWYVDIATHGYSYIPHADFGQNIIFFPLYPALCKGLSFILPFPIPAIGIGLAIFFGLLSVLLFQRLAKDWLEPDSAAFATLSYALYPAAAFFISAYPTSLMNCLAIATLIALRQQRPFQAAFWAGIGTASGPLMVFFAFGIWLVLLGRVWADRQNLVLISLFKGLSLGIIACSGLGVFMAYQWYLFQTPFAFVVAHGPYIGHLSPLDKLRNIVELFPLWGGDYTPLVHALLLEPTVLNPARSVYFFMNALILLGNFFALGILWWKRQWALLVISIPLVFAYLWFQGAAQGPVSTYRLLYVNLPLFLAAGWIYQSSVRKTWVLPFLGAEMAALVLQAAFFISGHWAF
- a CDS encoding linear amide C-N hydrolase, translating into MMKLKRQWVLLGVVAAVFAAGSADACTRVVYHGKDGLVITGRTMDWKDPMHSRLWIFPKGLEHEGGAGRNSVHWVSRYGSVVVTSLNAAVSDGMNQKGLVANMLWLAGSKYPDDCGKEPRLSIAAWAQYFLDNFSSVKEAVASIKAHPLCVVSDKIPGTDRYTTLHLSISDANGNSAIFEYIDGKLVIHEGREYQVMTNDPEYSQQLAIEKYWNQIGGTTFLPGTNRAADRFARAAFYIHAIPKTANQSVGAAEVMSVLQNVSVPMGISTPGQPNISSTRWRVVADQTGLKYYYNSVSSMDTFWVNLHQADLKKGAPILQLPMGQGQVYSGDVTADFKPVGKPFEFVTVSPEKTQP